GCTCTTTTAATAGGTGTTCTTTATCTATAACGAAAAATAATTGCAATGTTGCCAAAATCATTTTTAATCTATTCAATAAATAATAACATTTTGCAATTTTAAGCGTTTATTTGCAATGCTGTTTTATAGCACTGTTTTTTTTTATAGCAGTTTTTTTTTGTTTTATCTTTTTGTGATGTTTTATTTTAAAAATTCGCCCTTTTTTACTTTCTTAGTCGGTATAGTTTTTTTGACGATGGTGGCGGCTTGCAGCAACTCCAAGCGAGTACATACCACCCATAAGCCTACTGCCGCCGATGCCAATGTTTCCAATGCCGCCGCCAAATATAAAATGGTGCAAAAGTTGCAAAAAAGTATCGATGCCGCTTTGTTTGATGCCAATACTTTTACGACCAAAGCCAAACTCAAATTTACTCAGAACGGAAAATCTGAATTGCCTGTCAATATTACTTTGCGCCTGCAAAAAGACAAAGCTATCTGGCTGTCAGTAGCTCCGGCTTTGGGGTTTTTGAGTATTGAAGTGGCTCGCGCCCTTATCACGCCCGACTCTATTAAAGTATTGGATAAAATTAATTCCCGCTATTATGC
Above is a genomic segment from Sphingobacteriales bacterium containing:
- a CDS encoding DUF4292 domain-containing protein; this translates as MFYLFVMFYFKNSPFFTFLVGIVFLTMVAACSNSKRVHTTHKPTAADANVSNAAAKYKMVQKLQKSIDAALFDANTFTTKAKLKFTQNGKSELPVNITLRLQKDKAIWLSVAPALGFLSIEVARALITPDSIKVLDKINSRYYAKEFCYINNYVHYPLDFATLQSLLLGQYVRYEDFSEVHSSAAAEQLLSQNSVLSAQRDDYRVQSMEITDTAQARYLLAQYHDYILLDNQKAFSTKRRYVLKNQGDHYEVEIECSNPQANTALKMPFEVSDGYEKVK